The window CTGTTCTTCGTAACAGGAGGCATAGAGCGGTGCCGGAATGCCATCATGGTTGGAGACGAACAGCCGGACGTATTCCGTGGCGCAACGTTCGCAGAATGCTGTGCGGTCATCTGAGTGGCTGTCACAGAGTTGTTCCAAAGAGGCTATGCCTTCACACAGGTCTGCAAGAGCACCCTTGTCTGCCTTGTACAAGGGGTGCAGGTCCGCGAGGCCGTCTTCACACAGGGTCAGGCAGTCGTTTGTAGACATGCCCCTGAACACGGCGGTTGCGAGTTCGATGGTACACAGGAGGAACAAGCGTGATGTCTCATCGGAAAACATGGAGTCGTTCATCAATACCTCTTGCAAAAGTGACCAGAAGGCGTGTGGATCAACGCCATTCCGGGGTGGCAAAGCATGAAGAGACAGAGCCGGAAGAAGCGGCAGGCGTACCGCATTGTCCCCCATGTGCCGCCGGGCAGTCTCTGGCCGCGGAAGCGGGGGAGACCGTCTTGGCTGCGGGAGTGGGACAGGGCTTTGACTCCTCTGCTGATACCGGAACTATCATGGACCGGATGGATAGGGAACAGGAACGGCTCAGAAAAAATGTTCTCGCTCGTATGCGCCGGATTGAAGGGCAGATTCGGGGCATTCAGCGAATGATCGAAAACGGCGAGGAATGCGGTGACATTCTCATGCAGGTGCGCGCTGCCCGTTCGGCGCTGCATGCTGCCAGCAAGCAGGTCATGAAGCGGTATATGGTCCGCTGCCATCTGGATGCCATACAGAACTGCGAGAACCCTGATGAGCCTATCGAAAAGATGATAGATCTGCTGACGGGGTATCTGGACTGAGAATACAAGCAAGGGGCGCCGGAATACGGCGCCCCTTTTCTGTTCGTCTGTCCTGGCTGAGTCGGCAGGTATGCTCCGGCTGGGATTATTAGCTGCCGATGAGAAAGTCCGCCAGTTCGGCAAAGCCGGAACCGCCGCGCCCTGTGGTGATCCATGTGGGGGCAGCCTCCAGTTCATCCCGGAAATCCAGCACGTTGGCGACTCCAACGGAGTGCGGGAAGTAGCCGAACATGGGGGCGTCATTGGGCGAGTCGCCTGAAAAAACGACCTGCTCGCGGATGTCTGCCAGCTCAAGGCCGAACTGTTCACGGAACAGGATTTCGGTCATGGAAAGCTTGTCGTAGTCACCGAACCAGCCGTTCACATGAATGGAACTGATCTTTGCATGTGCACCGGCTTCTTCGAAGATGCGTTTGATGGCGAGAATGTCTTCCTTGGGCAGCGGCGGCACGTCTTCGCAGAAATCCACGGCCAGATCTGCCTCACGGAAGGGCTGGTCAGCGGAAATGGCTGCCCCGGGCACTGCCTGCAGGATGGTCTTGCGCAGCGTTGCCAGCTTTTGACGATCCTCCGCACGTTCCACATCTGTTTTGCAGTAGCGGCGGATCATGCGGCGGCCTTGGGTATCGTACAGATAGAAGAAGGCCCCGTTTTCGCCGACAACTCCATCAACGGGCCACATGCGGGCGATCTGGTCGCACCAGCCCGCAGGACGTCCGGTAATGGGAATGACCTTGAGGCCGTGCCCCTGCAGGCGTTCCATGGCCTGATAGGCATCAGCGCGCAGGCGTCCTTCCGAGGTAAGCGTGTCGTCTATGTCGGTGAGCACAAAGCGGATTGCCTTGCGGGCTGATTCCGGCATTTCCTTCAGTGGGCGCATAATGACTCCGGTATGGAAAACGGGCGTAACCGATTTCGGAAACGCCCGTTTAATGGTGTAGTTATTGTGACGGTCTAGATTATCTTCTGGCGAATCTTGGTGACGAGCACTTCCGCGATGATGACTACTGTGAAAATGCACAGCAGAATCAGCGAAACCTGCTGCCAGCGGAACAGGTTGAGCGCCGTATCAAGGGCTACGCCGATGCCGCCTGCGCCTACAAGGCCGATAACCGATGACTCGCGGACGTTGATGTCCCAGCGGAACAGGGCAATGCCCCAGAATGCCGGGGCAACCTGAGGCCAGTACCCCTTGATCAGGATGCTGGGCCAGGGAGCGCCTGCGGCCTTGAGCGCCTCAATGGGGCCTTCGTTCACTTCTTCAAGCGCTTCAGCCAGCAGCTTGCCGCAGAAACCGATGGAGCGGAAGCCGATGGCAATGGTGCCCGCAAGAGCACCGGGGCCGAAGATGGCAACGAAGAGAATGGCCCATACCAGTGAGTTGACGGTACGGGAAGACACCAGGATGAATGTCCCGAACCAGTTCAGGACAGGGATCTTGGTGATGTTCTTTGCGGCCATGAGGCCAACGGGCACAGCCATGAAAAGGGACAGGACCGTTCCCAGTGTCGCAATGTTCAGTGTTTCCACCAGTGCCTGATGGATGCCTTCGCTATGATAGGCTGCATAATCCACCGGCCACATGCGCGCAAAGAGGTCCTGCAGCTGTTCGGGAGCGTCGTAAAGAAACTCGGGAATAATCTCAACGGTCTTCAGCGAGACAACGAAGAGCGATACGGCCCCGAGATAGACGGCGAACCGGGCAAGCTTTTGCGCCGGTGTGAATCGTTCCCAGGTTGCATTATCAGTCATTGAAGATCGCCTTTATTTTCAGAGAGATGTATTCGCTGACCATGATCAGGGCTATGATGGCGATGAGAATGGCCGCCAAAAAGTCG is drawn from Desulfovibrio mangrovi and contains these coding sequences:
- a CDS encoding TorD/DmsD family molecular chaperone; this translates as MNDSMFSDETSRLFLLCTIELATAVFRGMSTNDCLTLCEDGLADLHPLYKADKGALADLCEGIASLEQLCDSHSDDRTAFCERCATEYVRLFVSNHDGIPAPLYASCYEEQRQVMAAPAISMHERLAEAGLEPAGGSNEPPDHISIQLEYLYFLLSTGWRDDDKIARDHATEFVRNEMLPWTQELACRLSRHDGSGFFSGTATILTALLRHIAA
- a CDS encoding metal-sensitive transcriptional regulator: MDQRHSGVAKHEETEPEEAAGVPHCPPCAAGQSLAAEAGETVLAAGVGQGFDSSADTGTIMDRMDREQERLRKNVLARMRRIEGQIRGIQRMIENGEECGDILMQVRAARSALHAASKQVMKRYMVRCHLDAIQNCENPDEPIEKMIDLLTGYLD
- a CDS encoding HAD family hydrolase, with the protein product MRPLKEMPESARKAIRFVLTDIDDTLTSEGRLRADAYQAMERLQGHGLKVIPITGRPAGWCDQIARMWPVDGVVGENGAFFYLYDTQGRRMIRRYCKTDVERAEDRQKLATLRKTILQAVPGAAISADQPFREADLAVDFCEDVPPLPKEDILAIKRIFEEAGAHAKISSIHVNGWFGDYDKLSMTEILFREQFGLELADIREQVVFSGDSPNDAPMFGYFPHSVGVANVLDFRDELEAAPTWITTGRGGSGFAELADFLIGS
- the phnE gene encoding phosphonate ABC transporter, permease protein PhnE, whose product is MTDNATWERFTPAQKLARFAVYLGAVSLFVVSLKTVEIIPEFLYDAPEQLQDLFARMWPVDYAAYHSEGIHQALVETLNIATLGTVLSLFMAVPVGLMAAKNITKIPVLNWFGTFILVSSRTVNSLVWAILFVAIFGPGALAGTIAIGFRSIGFCGKLLAEALEEVNEGPIEALKAAGAPWPSILIKGYWPQVAPAFWGIALFRWDINVRESSVIGLVGAGGIGVALDTALNLFRWQQVSLILLCIFTVVIIAEVLVTKIRQKII